The stretch of DNA tacAGCAGGAACCGACTGCAGCTACTGAAGAGGAAGAGACTCTGACACAGAccactgaacacagagctgacactaACCTCACCAAgcactacacacacattaacactgacAAATATATCCTATTGTTtcagaaaatgttaaaatgcaACTCATCACAGAGCACTGCATTCATATCCACATTATACATCTTTCAGACCTTTCTTGATCAGTTTAGCTGACCATTAATCACATCATTAACTCTTATAAGCATTAGATCCACTTTTCCTGATTTTCCCTCTCAATTTGAAGTTTACTCTATACCCTGAGTTGAATTTCCAAAGACACGATTACTTTCAATAATATCTTTGGCAACCCCTTAATTTCACACCACATGCCATCAAACTTTTAATGTGCACAAGTAATGTTCACAATGTGAGATTGAAGGATGCTCCTATCATGCTgtctttaaaatattaaaattatagCCACTTGGAGAGAGTATGTAAAAAcagaattatttttaaatgtagatgatgtgtggatgtgtgcaggTGTGGCTAATGAATTCCGACTCAATGCAGAGAAAAAACTTTCTAGGAATTTCCCTTTTGTTCCATTCACTGAACCTGCGTGCATTGTTCAAGACGAGGATTAGATGTTATTGGATTGGTCACAGGTGACGCAGGTACACATTGTCCAACAGGAAAGAGTCAGGCTTGGATGTCTTCCCAGGTCAGTGCGGACTCTACGATGTCACCTTTACTGGTCAATGTGATTTTACATTTCAGAGGTTTTATGCTGCATAAATAACCGCAAAAATGTTCACACAgtcatgcatgtgtgtcagaAGTTATGTATCCAAACATCCTCCACAGTAACATGAAGGTTCAATTCAAGCTTCTTCTCTGGGCCAACAAGGTCTTACTGTCCTGACGTTAAGGTCTCCATGTACACACTCAGTGTCTCACCTTTGGCCTCTGGTAATCCTGTCTGCACAGTACAGCACACAGTGAAACCAAAAGAAAGCTTCATTTACGTCTATAAAACGACTGTGTCTCAGTGATCCAGGGTGGAGATTTAACATCTGTTTAATAAAGATTGTGCAGTTATTGTACCATAATTAGCTAATTGCTAAAAAATGTTGCTAATAACAGAATCCACATAAGAGTGAAGTCACAGAGGTCAGGGTGTACTTGTTTTATGAATGGTATTGTAGTAATAATTCATGCTATGAATGGGTGATCTGATGAGCCTCTTTAATAAGCCTGAGCTGCCATGACGGAGGCTCTGCTAGCATGGATAGGGATAATCCCTTTAGGCATTGCTTTACCAGGAATTTGTCAACACCTCCCCTTTCAGACTGGATCAGCTCCTCGGTGTTACACAGGACCAGCATCCGATCAGACGCACTCTCCTCAGCCTTGGATCTCGTTGGGATACTTACTGATCCATCTCTATTAACCGGGAGATTTCCGATATCTGCactggggttgggggggggccTTGCTGGGACACAGACTGAATCAGGATGGAGTTTTTCAAGAATGTGTGGAAAAGTATAATGCCAATTAAAGCCAGGGCATATGTGAAGGACTACTGCAAAAGGAATGGTCTGCTGACACTCTCGGTCTTTGCTGTGGTGACTGGCTGTGTGCTTGGATTCGTCCTTCGGACGCTCAACCTCTCCACACAGGTATGGAGACAAAAGAGTCAAAGTGAAAACCTGTTCCCTGAACTTGTTTGACTCAAGTTAGTGATCATGTGTGCCGATATGTAAGAGAGACAGAGGCCAGAGGTCAATGTAATAAGTACATTATTTTCGTGTTAACACTACCTCCTGATGTTGTGTACATGATGATCATCATAATGAGCTCCCTATCAACCTCAAAACAGGATGATGTGTCAAGGATTAGTTTACTCTGTTTTCCACAAGCGGCACTAAAAAATATTAAGTTTAGGGATTATGATTCAGATTCTTTTCtccttgtgttttattgttttactgtgACAACCTTTCCTCTGTATTCAACAGCTAATTTAGAGATGCGTAAATGACTTTTCAAAGTCTACACACAGCAACTTCAGGCATTAAGTCACTGTGATGTAAGGTGCTCTAAACAGATTACGCATTTTGGTAGAGACTGAATTAATGAGCAGTGTACAGAACAGCGTAATCTTGTCTGCTGGGAGCTTCCTGTTTAATGCGCTCACCTGCTgagcaatggaaaaaaaagaagggacaCCCTTTGCTGTTTTGTGAATGGGTCTGATGGATGTGAAGCTTTAAAAAGCTCATAAACATAATAAAACCACACATACTTAACTCTGAATTACAAACTTAAAGGGCCAGTTTGTAGAGTTTAGTGCCTTCTAGTGCTGAAGTTGCAAACTGCAACCAATTGAATACCCTTATGTATTTCCCAGCGTGCAGGAGAATCTATGGTGGATAGATTTGTCCCCTCTGAACCACTGTACAAATATGGCAGCTGTGCTGAGCTAACTGTTTTTCCTCTCACATAGGCCAAGATCTACTTCTCATTTCCTGGAGAACTGCTGATGAGGATGTTAAAGATGTTGATTCTGCCGCTCATCACCTCCAGGTGAGAATCAGTAGACGTTTTAAAGGACATTGTATCAGATGCGAGAGATAGGAGGTATCCTGCTGGCTTAGTGGGCAACGATTAATGCTACATTCACACAAGATGCTGAAATGCTAACACTAAATGTGGTCTGAGAAGTCTGTACCTTGCTGTTCTCCATTTTGTatactcattaaaacatgttcttTATAGCCACTTAAACACTAGAAATGAAAAGGAACAGATAAtcagaattatttttttatgttctaCTCTTCCATCCAGTCTTATGTCCGGCCTGTCAGCTATGGACACAAAGGCAAGTGGTCGGCTGGGAGTCCTGACCATCACCTACTACCTATGGACAACCTTCATCGCTGTCATTGTTGGCATCGTGCTGGTGCTCATTATTCACCCGGGGACAGGTTCAGAGAAAGAAGGCCACCATGGAAGTTCAGGGCCTGTTATGACCTCTGCTGATGCCCTGCTGGACCTCATCAGGTGAACgctcacactgacacagaagACCAGCATCCTTCAGAAATTTAATGTATACATGTTTTGACAATTTAGTGGATATCTCATTGAATTAtgtgtaggaaaaaaaaaagatgtgacgAAGAGAAAATCCTATTTCCAACATGCATGTCCTGAAGCTACTCTtcctggtggtgtgtgtgtgagtgttttctgTCTTATTAGTGCTGTTTTCAGAATCAGGATTTGTCATGTAATCCCTCCTTTAATACCCGTGGAAAACCAGTGTAGACAATTAAACCCAGTGCAGACCCCAGTATGTGATGTTCAGGAAGGAAACTCCCTAATCACAAAATCTCTTCAGGAGTGTTAAATCCTGTGAGGTGGCATAATACAAGTAGCTTTCAAAACAACATGATGAAAGGTCAAAAATCATTCTTAGcaataaagtgttaaaaaaatctgtctaaTATTTAGTGTAAAAACCCCATAAAATATGATAAAGCCATAAAAAATAACTACAATCTGATTTGACATGACAGCAGTGGAACCATTTCTCTACCTTACAAACAtacagaaaaaggaaaaattgCTTGTTGGATAATTGCAGCGTCACTCCCACGCAGCTAAGAAGGAGAAACTTATGACCTCTTAAGCTTGTCCTTTTTCAGAAGATCCTTGTGCAGCATCCCACTGCTggttggtgcatgtgtgtgtgtgtgtggtgcgcACTCTGGCTTACTGCAGAGCCATTCATGTCAGAGATCCACTAATACCTTCGTTTTAAACCTGATTATATCAGAGCGCTGCGGTGAGGTGCGCTTGTCAGTCCTCCTAAGTGTTTGACAAGCTTGCTTCTTGGGTCATTGACGCAGGGTAAATACAGTCACAGTACACAATGCTGCTTTTACCTTTTCCACCTATCCATGCAGTTTCTATTCATGCACAGAGTAGCAAGTATGAGCACCTGCCCATGTGGGACCAGAGTAAATTCAAGTAAAAATCTGGCAATATAGATCTGACCTGATTTTTTTGTTATCTCACAGGAACATGATCCCATCAAATCTAATTGAAGCAACCTTTCAGCAGGTGAGTGGACGAAATGCAACAGTGGACTGTACACGTTCTGTCCATTGACACCCACATAttaacagatttttcttttttaactctTCCAGTACCGCACAGATTTGGTACCTATAGTGCAGAACTCCAACTTAGAGGAGTCTCAGGCCAACTATGTGTATGTCATGCCCGACTACCACAACCCAAAACTGGGCCACCCTGTCTTCCTGGAGATCACCCCTGCACCCGACATCAAGTATAAAATTGTGCCCAGTACAAGCAAGGGCATGAATGTACTGGGGATCGTCATCTTTTCAGCCACCATGGGTAAGACGGTCACTACAGAACTCTATCACTGGATTATATCATtggctgtaaataaaaaaaaatcccttaaTTTCCGTTTTATCCTGCTCCAACATAACAAGCTCTTGAGAGAGAAACTCTTTCAGTGGACTTCTGCTTTAATAGCAAGCTTGTTATTTTACAAAGCAATGAATTAATGACCTTTTAGTGGAAAAAGTACTCATCTAAGTATAGCTGTATTGATACAATATGTATTGTTTAATTAATATAAGTGAGTTTGTGGTGAAGTTTGATCAAGGTCACCAGATAGTCAAAGAGAGAACAAAGTAAAAAGTATTAACTAATTAGTTTCAACTTGTAATCCTTTTAGCTATGCCACTGGCGCCATATATACAAACATGTGAATGCACTGTGTGTCCTCAGGCTTGCTGCTGGGGAAGATGGGAGAACGTGGAGCACCCCTGGTCAACGTGTGCCAGTGCATCAATGAGTGCGTCATGAAGATCATTAATGCAGCGATGTGGTAAGggttgtacacacacatacagaaatacACTACTGTCTCACGCACATGGGCTACTGCCAAAAAAAGACATGAAGCCAGATTAGATCTAATAATAAAACTCCTCACTGGTGGCTTCTGAAGTGTCTCGTGGGAGCTAGTCGATGCTGAGATTACATTTGTGTGAAAGGCACATCGCACCGGCATGTGATGTCTGGACATCCACATCCAAAGCCGCGAGTGCTTACCTGCTGTGTTAACAGCCTGAACTCTCCAGCAGGGATTTTTGCTTCCATTCAGCCACAAGAGCATTAGTGAGGTTAGACACTGATGTTGGTTGATTAGGTCTGGCTCACAATCAGCGTCTTAATTAGCCCTAAAGGTGTTGAACGGGGTTAAGGACAGGCCAGAAAGTTTGTCCTTTTTACAGAATTACAGAACAAACTCAGTCATTCAATTCTATAGCTGAATGTCATGGACTTGCAGTAGGTATATGCGattttttgtcaataaataCACTCCTAATGTATTGTAAGGTCTGTTTAGTGTTTTGAACCTGGTGCACAAAAAGCTTTAAGTTGGAGTTCTGAACCCAGCATGGCCTCCTCTCTTCCATGTAGGTACTTTCCCTTTGGAATTGTGTTCCTGGTGGCAGGGAAGATCCTGGACATGCACGACCCCGCCCACCTGGGGGAGAAGCTTGGCATGTACTTCATCACCGTCCTGTCTGGTCTGTTTGTGCACGGGCTCATCCTGctgcctctcttcttcttcttctttacccGCAAAAACCCCTTCCCCTACATTAGAGGGCTTCTGCAGGCTCTCGTCATCGCTCTAGCCACTTCGTCCAGGTAagacagattttattttgtttctatCTTTGTCCAGTTCTATACATTTTCATTGATGACCCCTTCGTTTTTCCTCATTCTGCAGCTCAGCAACGCTACCGATCACCATGAAGTGTCTCCTGGAGAACTGTGGAGTGGACCGACAGATTGCTCGCTTTGTGCTGCCGGTGGGAGCTACCATTAACATGGATGGTACAGCATTGTATGAGGCTGTGGCGGCCATTTTTATTGCTCAGGTCAATGAGTACGACTTGGACTTTGGACAGTTGGTCACAATTAGGTGAGTTAAACGCTTAGGTCAACACCTTTCTCCAACAAGTGCTAGTCGAATAACATCTCGGCTTTTGTCTTATCAGCATCACGGCAACAGCAGCCAGCATCGGGGCAGCAGGGATACCTCAAGCAGGATTAGTTACCATGGTAATTGTCCTGACCTCTGTGGGGTTACCGCCTGCTGACATCTCCCTGATTGTTGCCATCGACTGGGTTCTGTAAGTCCCTttaaaataactttatttaagTATGTATGTTGGGGCAACGTGTGAGtgatctttgtttttatttctcattCTCAGTGATCGGTTTCGGACAATGATCAACGTTCTTGGTGATGCCTTAGCTGCTGGGATAATGGCTCATTTATGTAAGAAGGACTTTGAGagggcagctgctgctgctgcctctactgctgctgctgcttccaacAACAAACGGGTAAGAATGATGTAAGATTCTTAAAAAGATTAAATACCATTTTGTGTGTTCAAGTGTGAAGTATACTTTTGCACTAACTGCACTGCTGTCTGCATCTTCccccacagagagacacagtaATCTCCTTTGGCAATCAGAGTGTGGCAATGTCTGATGCTCCTCTGATCGCACACCGCTGCGATTACGTGTTCGAGGTGGACGGAGACAGTGTGCTGGAAAAACCTGTCGCCTGCTACAACCTCTGCCAAGTCTGAGACTCTCTCACAGCAAGGAGACACTGCCTTCTACTGTACTCTCACCTTTTACAGGCACAACCTAAGGCTCTGAGCGGTTCACTTTAACCCAAGTGTGGTTTCAGTGGACACTGAAGATTGAGCACGTTGTGGCGTCAGGGTTGGGTGGCTTAAAATGGATTTTGCCTGTGCCATGCTGAAAAAACCTAAAACCTTCATGTCTACGTTTGGTCTTATTGGATGAGAAGACGTGTGGAGAAATATGTTGATTTCACATGTAAACATTCATCGTAACTATCTGCTGCGATGACATGCATTAGACTGAATGTTGTAGACATTCACAGTAAGCCTGCCCTAATGAAGTCTGACTGTAGGGCTGATTTGACGTCAAGGTTTTAAGTTGCCTTAtcatgacctcagttttgaGAATAATGCTGAGAACTTGAATGACTTGAAAGAAACAAATAGACAAAGGGAGTTTAATCTTTGTTAGGTAAGCCATGTATAGATAAATAAAGCAATATTAACATAATCATAAAACAAAGAATCAGTTAAGATGTTTAAGTTTTTATACCTGTGCTTCTGAACTGTATTTGTTTTCTATTAAAAAGCTCCTACACTTTAGTCCTGTGAGTATTTTTAATACCTAAACAGCTTGTAATCTTTACATTAGAAAGTGTGAACCTGATGAAACAGTTTGCATAAACTGTGTTTACACTATATCTGTCTTGTATGTTGGTGGCTGTGATCTGGCGACACATGCATACATTCTAGGGACACATGTGCCTTAAAGCCAACAGCCATCTCTCAAGAAGCTTGACATGCACAGGGCTTCTCCTCTTCTGTGGCGACAGGTCAACTCGTCAAGTTAAATTCATGTGACTTATTATTTGACTAAGAAAAGATTTAACATGGTGTCTGTTAAAATGTCCCATCTTAATGCATATTACACATTACAAAATGCATCTTAAACTATACTGCGTCAAGAActtgttgagaaaaaaaagtacacCTGTCTCCCCCTCTTGGTTGCTTAAGTAATTTGCAGGGTCCATGTCACGTGATCATGGTTAAAGACGCTGATGCTTCTGTGAAACAGCAAATCCACAATAAGTTTCTGAAGACACATGcgattttgtttttcatgtctgAAAAGCCACCATGTTTTTATTGAAATGATCCAATGTTAGAAGACATTTAATGGACTTCTTAGTGTCAATAGTGtttaaaaccaaaaaaagaaacatttcaatTAACCATTAAAgacactccaaaaaaaaaaaaatcaagtatGACGGCATACACTGTCAAATAAATAACCTTGTCTCCTCCGACATAAAATACACTGATAAATTAAGGCGGAATGCAGTTTATTCTGACTGCCCCTAATCTTGCATCTTTCATGCAACTCCAACCGGACTGCTGACAAAACTAAGCAATAACACATGTCAATAgaaaaaatgatataaaaaacTGATGACAGTCCAACACTACTACAAATTTCTATTACCTGCTTTTAGCAAGTGGCGCAATATTGCACAAAGgacaaataaaataacatgGAAATAC from Parambassis ranga chromosome 22, fParRan2.1, whole genome shotgun sequence encodes:
- the slc1a8b gene encoding solute carrier family 1 member 8b codes for the protein MEFFKNVWKSIMPIKARAYVKDYCKRNGLLTLSVFAVVTGCVLGFVLRTLNLSTQAKIYFSFPGELLMRMLKMLILPLITSSLMSGLSAMDTKASGRLGVLTITYYLWTTFIAVIVGIVLVLIIHPGTGSEKEGHHGSSGPVMTSADALLDLIRNMIPSNLIEATFQQYRTDLVPIVQNSNLEESQANYVYVMPDYHNPKLGHPVFLEITPAPDIKYKIVPSTSKGMNVLGIVIFSATMGLLLGKMGERGAPLVNVCQCINECVMKIINAAMWYFPFGIVFLVAGKILDMHDPAHLGEKLGMYFITVLSGLFVHGLILLPLFFFFFTRKNPFPYIRGLLQALVIALATSSSSATLPITMKCLLENCGVDRQIARFVLPVGATINMDGTALYEAVAAIFIAQVNEYDLDFGQLVTISITATAASIGAAGIPQAGLVTMVIVLTSVGLPPADISLIVAIDWVLDRFRTMINVLGDALAAGIMAHLCKKDFERAAAAAASTAAAASNNKRRDTVISFGNQSVAMSDAPLIAHRCDYVFEVDGDSVLEKPVACYNLCQV